Proteins from a genomic interval of Siniperca chuatsi isolate FFG_IHB_CAS linkage group LG10, ASM2008510v1, whole genome shotgun sequence:
- the march9 gene encoding E3 ubiquitin-protein ligase MARCHF9, which translates to MFKYRIRMFFNELKVLVFMRSDSRQSGSDTDRRSTTMRGLGMGGCGWPPFVDCHSRDDEEEYYGSDPRPRSLAFEDKEPKLQVGLDAVSLASTASSLRTPQCRICFQGPEQGELLSPCRCDGSVRCTHQPCLIRWISERGSWSCELCYFKYQVLAISTKNPLQWQAISLTVIEKVQIAAIILGSLFLIASISWLIWSSLSPSAKWQRQDLLFQICYGMYGFMDIVCIGLIIHEGSSVYRIFKRWQAVNQQWKVLNYEKSKDLGDPLSSSKTGARGSRGNPHGLASSSGGRQSRRLRTILNHHCGYTILHILSQLRPNDPRISAAANREVVMRVTTV; encoded by the exons ATGTTCAAGTATCGGATCCGcatgttttttaatgaactgaaagtCCTGGTGTTTATGCGATCCGATTCGAGACAGTCCGGCTCAGACACAGATAGACGGTCCACCACCATGCGAGGTCTGGGGATGGGCGGCTGCGGTTGGCCGCCTTTCGTCGACTGCCATTCCCGGGATGACGAGGAGGAGTACTACGGCAGCGACCCGCGGCCCCGGAGCCTGGCGTTTGAGGACAAGGAGCCCAAGCTTCAAGTGGGCCTGGACGCCGTGTCCCTGGCCAGCACCGCCAGCAGCCTGCGGACCCCCCAGTGCCGGATCTGTTTCCAAGGCCCAGAGCAG GGTGAGCTGTTGAGCCCCTGCCGCTGTGACGGCTCTGTGCGCTGCACCCATCAGCCCTGCCTCATCCGCTGGATCAGCGAGAGAGGCTCCTGGAGCTGCGAGCTCTGCTACTTCAAGTACCAGGTCCTGGCCATCAGCACCAAGAACCCTCTGCAG tGGCAGGCCATCTCTCTGACGGTGATAGAGAAGGTGCAGATAGCGGCCATTATTCTGGGTTCCCTTTTCCTCATTGCCAGCATCTCCTGGCTCATCTGGTCCTCCCTCAGCCCCTCGGCCAAGTGGCAACGTCAGGACCTGCTCTTCCAAATCTGCTACGGCATGTACGGCTTCATGGACATCGTCTGCATAG GCCTCATCATCCATGAGGGATCGTCAGTGTATCGAATCTTCAAACGATGGCAGGCTGTCAATCAGCAGTGGAAAGTACTGAACTATGAGAAATCAAAGGACTTGGGCGACCCGTTGAGTTCGAGCAAGACGGGGGCTCGCGGCTCTCGCGGTAACCCTCACGGTCTGGCCAGCAGCAGCGGTGGGCGACAGAGCAGAAGGTTAAGAACTATTCTGAACCACCACTGTGGATACACCATCTTGCACATCCTGAGCCAACTGCGGCCCAATGACCCGCGGATCAGCGCCGCCGCCAACCGGGAGGTGGTAATGAGGGTCACCACCGTATGA